The Streptomyces venezuelae genomic interval GAGGCCGTCATCGGGGTCGGCACGATCCTGGCCCTGGGGGCCGGTTCCGTCGCCTACTACCTGGTCGGGGAGATCCGCTACTACGACCGCCGCCGCGCGATGGCGGTGCCGGCCCCGTACGGGCCGCTCGGGTACGGGTACGGGCCTGACCGCTCCGCCGCCACGACGACACCGAGCTCGCCCCCGGCCCCGGCTCCGTACTTCGGCGCCGTCCCCCAGCCCGTCCAGCCGCCCACCGCGCCCCGCATCGAGCAGGTCCGCGCCGAGCTCGACGAGCTGAGCGACCTCCTGCGCCAGGACGGACGGGACGGGCGGGACGGCCCGCACGGCGGGCAGGGCGGGGAAGGCGAAGGCCGGAGATGAACGGGCGTGTCATCGGCGGGCGTTACGAGCTCGCCACCGTCATCGGGCAGGGCGGCATGGGCCAGGTCTGGACGGCGTACGACGGCCGGCTCGACCGCCGGGTCGCGGTGAAGCTGCTGCACCCCGCCGGCATCGCCGGGCCCGCGACCGCCGCCGACGAGCTGCGGCGCCGCTTCGTGCGCGAGTGCCGGGTCACGGCGCAGGTCGACCACCCGGGCCTGGTCACCGTGCACGACGCCGGCAGCGACGGCGAGGACCTGTACCTCGTCATGCAGTACGTGGAGGGCGCGGACCTCGCCGACCACCTCGCCGAGAACGACCCGTACCCCTGGGTGTGGGCCGTCTGCGTCGCCGCGCAGCTGTGCGCGGTGCTCGCCGCCGTGCACGCGGTGCCGATCGTGCACCGCGACCTCAAGCCGCGGAACGTGATGGTCCGTCCGGACGGCACGGTCACGGTCCTCGACCTGGGCGTCGCCTCCGTCCTCGACACGGACACCACCCGCCTCACCCACACCGGTTCCCCCATCGGCAGCCCGGCGTACATGGCGCCCGAGCAGGCCATGGGCGGCGCCGTCGGCCCGTACACCGACCTGTACGCGCTCGGCGCCCTCCTCCACGAACTCCTCAGCGGGGACGTGCCGTTCTCCGGTTCGACCGCGCTCGGCGTGCTGCACCGGCACCTGTACGAACCGCCGCGCCCGATCCGCCAGCTGCGCCCCGAGGTCCCCGAGGCGCTCGAAGCGCTCGTGCTGCGCCTCCTGGCCAAGGACCCGCGCGACCGGCCGTCGGGCGCGCAGGAGGTGTACGAGCACCTCCTCCCGCTGCTGCCCGCGCGCGGCGCCCCGGCGGGGCCGATGGACCCGACCCGCCCGTTCCTGCGCCCGCACGCCCCTTGGCCGGACCGGAGCACGACGCAGTCTCCCCAGGCGCCCACGACCGCCCCCACTCCCGTACCCGTCCCCTTGCCCGTACAGCCGCCGTCGTCCCCGCCCGCCGATCCCCGGATGTACGCGACGACGCCCCCGCCTCCGACGGCGCCTCCCCGGCCCGATGTCGCCGCAGCGGTCGACGAGGTCAAGCGGCTGCTCGCCGAGGGCTCGCTGACGCAGGCCGTGGACATCCTCGGCGGCATCCTGCCCGCCGCCGCTGCGGAGCACGGCGAGGCCTCGCCGGTCGTCCGCATCCTGCGCAAGCAGTACGCGTCGACGCTGATGGACGACGGCCAGTACCGGCGCGCGCTGCCGGAGCTGCGCCGTCTCTCGGAGGACCGCGCCGCGGAGGCGGGCCCGGCGGACGCGCAGACGCTCCAGTTCCGGTACGACGCGGCCGTGTGCCTGGAGCAGCTGGGCGAAACGGCCGCCGCGCTCGCGGAGTTCCGCGCGGTCCTGCCGTTCTACGAGCAGGCCGCCGACCCGGCGCGGGCCTTCGACATCCGGCACCGGACGGGGCTGCTGCACCTGGCGACGGGGGAGCACGCGGCCGGACAGGCGGAACTCCAGCGGCTGTTGTTCGACGCGGAGCGCGCGTACGGCCCGTATCACCCGCTTCCGGTCGACTTGCGAAGGGCTTTGGACCGCCAGCGCCAGCTGGGCCCACGCCCCTGACGCGACCCCGGTGCGACCCTGACGGAGCGCCAGAATCACGACTCGGCATCTGATGGAGAAGTGGATCTTTCCTTTCCTTTTTGTCGGTTTTGGTGCATGTAACGTTCGCGTCTGATCATGTCCACGTCCTGCAAGGAATCCTCATGACGACGCCGTCCGCGCCCCTCACCCCCGAGCAGCAGCCCGCCGCCTCCGGCGCCCCCGAGGCTCCCTCGAAGGGCAAGAAGATCCTCAAGAAGATCGGCGCCGTCCTCGTCGCGATCGTCGCCGTCCTCGCCTGGAAGTTCGGCGTCCCGTACCTCACGGGCGAGGCCCCGGTGCACGCCAAGGCGGGCGAGTGCGTCACGGTGACCGGTCCGGACAACGACCCGAAGGTCGACACCGTCGACTGCGCGGCCGGCAAGGCCGACACGTTCAAGGTCGTCAAGGTCGTCGAGGACACCTTCGACGTGAACAAGTGCGGCGAGGAGCTCTCGGCGCTCGCGCAGCAGCTCGAGACGATCAAGTTCGTGCTGTGCCTCGAAGAGATCGCCGCGAAGTAGTACGGCGGACACGCGTACCGAGAAGGGCCGGAACCCCACGGGGTCCCGGCCCTTCTCGCGTCGTGGCCGGAATGCGGCGTGTCCCCGGGGATCCGCCTTGGTCCGCTCGTGGGCCGGGTCTACCGTCGGCCGGATGGCACATCCCTCAGATGCGATCCAGCTGAACCACACCATCGTCCGCGCCTACGACCGCTCCCTCTCCGCGCACTTCCTCGCGGACATCCTGGGCCTGGAGGTCGGCACCCCCCTCGGGCCGTTCCTCCCCGTCGACCTCTCCAACGGCGTGACCCTCGACTATTACGAGTGGAAGGAATCCCCGGTCCAGTCGCAGCACTTCGCGTTCCTCGTGCCCGAGGAGAGCTTCGACGCGATGATCGGGCGCCTGGAGGCGGCCGGCGTGACGTACTACGCCGACCCCGGCCACACCGAGCCGGGCAAGGTGAACCGGCTCTTCGGCGGCCGGGGCGCGTACTTCGACGATCCGGACGGACACAACATGGAGATCATGACCACGCCCTACCTGCGCTGACGCCGTCGGGGCGCGACGCGGAGCGGACCGCCGCGCGACCGGACGCTAGACGGGGTGGTGGCGGCCCCAGAAGCGGTTCACGAGCGGCGCCGCGATCCCGGTCGCCCACAGCAGCGCGGCGGCCACCCAGTGCCTCGGTTCCTGCCCCAGTGACAGCACGGCGACGACACCCGCCCCGGCGCCCAGGCTCAGGCTCATGGAGGGCCACCAGGCCGCGCGGCGCAGGAGCCCGGGCGTGGAGTAGACGGAGACGATGAACCCCGCGAGCAGGGCGATCTCGTACCCCCAGCCGCCCTCGGGCAGGCCGTAGTAGTTCGCGCCCCTCCCGTTGCTGCCCTGATGCTCGAACCCCAGATGGACCGCGCCCGCCACACCCCAGCAGAACGCGACCGCGCCCACGGCGCCGATCCCTGCCCGCCACCCCTGACTGATCATCCGCCGGATGCTACAGCCGCTCACCAGTTCGGTGGGTGACTTCGTTCCGAAGCGGGGATGCCGCCTCGGTCCGCATGCGTGCGAGCATGCTGCGGTGCGTGAACTGAGCGAGTTGATCGAGGTCGAGGATCCGGCGTGGCCGGTGCTCGGTGCCGAGTTGCGGGGCGCGGCCGTGCCCGTCGAGGTGCTGGACGCCGATCCGGAGCGTGGGGCCGCCGCGCTGGTGCAGACGCAGGTGACCGTGCGGTCGTTCCTCGGGGCGTTCCTGCTGCGCAGTGGCGGGGCGTTCGTCGACGACGGCTGGCTCCGGGTGTACGGCAGCCCGCCCGCCGACAACTCCCGGAGGCTGCCCTCCCTCGCGCGGGTCAACAGCTACCCGCCGCTGACCGTCCCCGACTGGCTGCCGCGGGCCGGGCTCGTCGTCGCCCACGACGTCCTGGGCGGGACGTTCGTCGTCCAGGGCGGGCCCGCCGACGAGGCCGGGCTGCCGGGACAGCCCGCGGAAGTGGTCTACTTCGCGCCGGACTCGCTCCGGTGGGAGGCGCTGGGTGCCGGATACGGGGCCTGGCTGTCGTGGATGCTCGCGGGCGGCACCGAGGAGTTCTACGAGAACCTCCGCTGGCCCGGCTGGCGCGACGAGGTCCGTGACCTGGACGGCGACCGGGGGCTCACCCTCCACCCGCCGCTGTGGTCCGCCGAGGCGCACCAGGACCTGGGGGCCACGAGCCGGCGCGTCGTGACGATGGCCGAGCTGCTGGAGCTGGAGCGGGAGACGAGCACGCAGTTCGACGAGGTCGACCCCGGCTCGCTGGGGGCGCTGTGAGCGGGATGACCGTACGGACCGGGCGGCTCGACCTCGTACCGCTCGACGTCGCGCACGCCGAGGAGATGGCCGGCGTCCTGGCCGATCCCGCCCTGCACGCCTTCATCGGGGGAGCCCCGCTCACCGCGCCCGAACTGCGCGCCCGGTACGAGCGGTTGGCCACCGGGTCGCCGGACCCCTCCGTGGTCTGGTGCAACTGGGTCGTGCGGCTGCGCGACGAGGACCGGCTCACCGGGGCCGTGCAGGCCACCGTCACCGACGGCGGGCGGGTCGCGGAGGTCGCCTGGGTCGTCGGCACCGACTGGCAGGGGCGCGGGATCGCCCGCGAGGCCGCCCAGGGGCTGGTCGGCCTGCTCGTCGCCCAGGGCGTACGGACGGTCCTCGCGCACGTCCACCCCGAGCACACGGCCTCCGCCGCCGTCGCCCGCGCGGCCGGACTCGCCCCGACCGGGGAGGAGCAGGACGGGGAGATCCGCTGGCGTCTGGACAGGCCCTAAGACCCCCACACCGTTGCGATGACGGCGTCGGCCGTGGCCGGGTCGCCCGCCAGGCGGCCCGCCTCGCGGACCTCGTCCGCGTCCAGGGCCCCGGACTTCGCCAGTTCGATCGCCTCGTGGACGCCGTCGCCCTCGCCGTGCGCGAGCATGACGAGGAACCAGCGCACCGCCTGCACCGGGTCCGGCTCGGTGCCGAAGCCGTCGCGGTACCAGCAGGCGGCGGCGTGCATCGCGCCCGTGTGGCCGCGCTCGGCCGCCCACAGGTACCAGGTCAGCGCCTCCTCGTCGCGGTCCAGCTCCGACAGCCGGTCGGCGAGCAGGGCGCCGGCGAGGTCGATCCCCTCGCGGGTGGCCCTCTCCAGGAGGAGCCGGGCCTCGTCGAAGTCGTCGACGAGCTGGGCGAGGTTGAGGCAGGCGTACGCGTCCCCCGCCTCCGCCGCCGCCCGGAACAGTTCGGCGGCGTGCTCGTGGTCCTCCGGGACGCCGATCCCTTCGAGCAGCATGTACCCGTAGGTGCGCTGCCCGGCCGGGTCCCCGGCGCCGGCCGCCGCCCGGGCGTACCGCACGGCGTCGGGCAGGGCCGACTCGTCGAAGTACTCCAGATAGATCCCGGCCAGCAGCGCGGCCGCCTCCGCCGACCCGGCGTCGGCCAGCGGCACGAGGCCGACGGTCACCTGCGTCGCGAGCTCGGCGCCCTCCGCGCTGCCCTCCATGGCGGCCCGCACGAACGCGTGCCCGGCCGCCACCCACTCCCCGGCCTCGGCGGCCTTCCGTCCCTCGTCCAGATGCATGCGACGACCTTAAGGCCGGTCCCGGGAACGCCTGATGGCGGAGGTCAGGCGCGAGAGCGCCAGCGCCACCAGAGCGCCCGCTCCCACCGCAAGACCGGCCCGCAGACCCGGCGGGCGGAAGGCGCAGTCGACGGTGCCGGAGGCGGGCGCCGGGAGGGCGAGGAGGCCGCCGTACGAGGTCGTGGGGGAGTTTGCGCAGGTCCAGCCGGCGATGTGCGGGGCCGCTACGACGACGGTTCCCGGCCGGCCCGCCGGGAGGGCCGCCCTGATGCCGTCGGGCGCGGCACGGACCGCCGTGGCCGCCTCGGCGCGCAGCGACGTCACCGCCTCCCGCAGCCGCGCGTGGTCCAGGCAGCCGATCTCGCCGCGTCCGCCGCCCGGCACCTCCACCCTCGTGCCCGCCGTCCGCTGGACCCCCAGCGACGTCATGGCCGCGCTGCGCTTCGGCCGGCCGCCCAGGAGGGCCGCCGTGCTCGCGCCCAGCCGGGCCCGGCCCGTGGCGTCGGGCGCCCACAGGAAGACCTCGGTGCCGACCGGGCAGGCGCCCGCGCGCGCGGCCTCGTACACCCGGGAGCCCAGCAGGAGTTCCTGGTTGCGGAAGGGCGACGGGCCGTAGACCGGCGGCGGGCCCGGCGGGCGCACGCTCACGAGCGGCAGGTACGTCTCCGTACGCTCCACCGATCCGTCCCGCCACCGCGCCCCCACCCCGAACACCGCGTCCGTCACCGGGTTGTCCAGGCTCAGCAGGTTCCGGCCCCGCGAGGTCCAGCCGCCGCCGAGCGCCGTCAGCGTCTCCGTGAGGACCGCCGGGGTGTGGCTGCTGTAGTACGCGGCGCCCTGACCGCCCAGGAGCAGCGGATCGTTGCCCGCGACCCGGGGCAGCCCCGTGTCCGTGCGGTACGCGGGCCAGCCGTCGGCCGCCGCCAGGGCCGCCGCCCGGCGCTGCTGCTCCGCGCCCAGCGGCGGGTAGTCGTCGAGCCGGGCCGCCCGCTCCCGGTCCGCGTGGGCCGCCGTCGCCGCCGCCTGCCCGAGCAGCGTGCCCGTGACCAGGAGCGCGGCCAGGATCCC includes:
- a CDS encoding protein kinase domain-containing protein, whose amino-acid sequence is MGQVWTAYDGRLDRRVAVKLLHPAGIAGPATAADELRRRFVRECRVTAQVDHPGLVTVHDAGSDGEDLYLVMQYVEGADLADHLAENDPYPWVWAVCVAAQLCAVLAAVHAVPIVHRDLKPRNVMVRPDGTVTVLDLGVASVLDTDTTRLTHTGSPIGSPAYMAPEQAMGGAVGPYTDLYALGALLHELLSGDVPFSGSTALGVLHRHLYEPPRPIRQLRPEVPEALEALVLRLLAKDPRDRPSGAQEVYEHLLPLLPARGAPAGPMDPTRPFLRPHAPWPDRSTTQSPQAPTTAPTPVPVPLPVQPPSSPPADPRMYATTPPPPTAPPRPDVAAAVDEVKRLLAEGSLTQAVDILGGILPAAAAEHGEASPVVRILRKQYASTLMDDGQYRRALPELRRLSEDRAAEAGPADAQTLQFRYDAAVCLEQLGETAAALAEFRAVLPFYEQAADPARAFDIRHRTGLLHLATGEHAAGQAELQRLLFDAERAYGPYHPLPVDLRRALDRQRQLGPRP
- a CDS encoding VOC family protein, which gives rise to MAHPSDAIQLNHTIVRAYDRSLSAHFLADILGLEVGTPLGPFLPVDLSNGVTLDYYEWKESPVQSQHFAFLVPEESFDAMIGRLEAAGVTYYADPGHTEPGKVNRLFGGRGAYFDDPDGHNMEIMTTPYLR
- a CDS encoding DUF2625 domain-containing protein; amino-acid sequence: MRELSELIEVEDPAWPVLGAELRGAAVPVEVLDADPERGAAALVQTQVTVRSFLGAFLLRSGGAFVDDGWLRVYGSPPADNSRRLPSLARVNSYPPLTVPDWLPRAGLVVAHDVLGGTFVVQGGPADEAGLPGQPAEVVYFAPDSLRWEALGAGYGAWLSWMLAGGTEEFYENLRWPGWRDEVRDLDGDRGLTLHPPLWSAEAHQDLGATSRRVVTMAELLELERETSTQFDEVDPGSLGAL
- a CDS encoding GNAT family N-acetyltransferase, with protein sequence MTVRTGRLDLVPLDVAHAEEMAGVLADPALHAFIGGAPLTAPELRARYERLATGSPDPSVVWCNWVVRLRDEDRLTGAVQATVTDGGRVAEVAWVVGTDWQGRGIAREAAQGLVGLLVAQGVRTVLAHVHPEHTASAAVARAAGLAPTGEEQDGEIRWRLDRP
- a CDS encoding tetratricopeptide repeat protein, translating into MHLDEGRKAAEAGEWVAAGHAFVRAAMEGSAEGAELATQVTVGLVPLADAGSAEAAALLAGIYLEYFDESALPDAVRYARAAAGAGDPAGQRTYGYMLLEGIGVPEDHEHAAELFRAAAEAGDAYACLNLAQLVDDFDEARLLLERATREGIDLAGALLADRLSELDRDEEALTWYLWAAERGHTGAMHAAACWYRDGFGTEPDPVQAVRWFLVMLAHGEGDGVHEAIELAKSGALDADEVREAGRLAGDPATADAVIATVWGS